From Strigops habroptila isolate Jane chromosome 1, bStrHab1.2.pri, whole genome shotgun sequence, a single genomic window includes:
- the PLAG1 gene encoding zinc finger protein PLAG1 isoform X2, which produces MATVIPGDLSEVRDTQKVPSGKRERPYKCTQQDCTKAFVSKYKLLRHMATHSPEKTHKCNYCEKMFHRKDHLKNHLHTHNPNKEAFKCEECGKNYNTKLGFKRHLALHAATSGDLTCKVCLQTFESTGVLLEHLKTHAGKSSGGVKEKKHQCEHCDRRFYTRKDVRRHMVVHTGRKDFLCQYCAQRFGRKDHLTRHMKKSHNQELLKVKTEPMDLLDPFTCNVSVPIKDELLPVMSLPSSELTSKPFTNTLQLNLYNTQIQSMQSSASAHQMVATSLPLGMPCPIDMESVHPPHQLSLKYPLGTTSYAISMPEKEQPLKGEIESYLMELQSGMPSSSQDSQASSSKLGLDPQVGPLDDGSGEVSLSKGSVPISEPLNTPSLDFSQLFNFIPVNGPPYNPSVSVGNLGMSYTQEEAHSSMTQLPPQTQDPQDPSNSIGLGSLHSLSAAFTSSLSTTTTLPRFHQAFQ; this is translated from the exons ATGGCCACTGTCATTCCTGGTGATTTGTCAGAAGTAAGAGATACCCAGAAAGTCCCTTCAGGGAAAC GAGAGAGGCCCTACAAGTGCACACAACAAGACTGCACCAAGGCCTTTGTTTCTAAGTACAAATTACTAAG GCATATGGCTACTCATTCTCCTGAGAAAACCCACAAGTGTAATTATTGTGAGAAAATGTTTCACCGAAAAGATCACCTAAAGAATCACCTACATACACACAATCCCAACAAAGAGGCCTTTAAGTGTGAAGAATGTGGAAAGAACTACAATACCAAGCTTGGGTTCAAACGTCACCTGGCTTTGCATGCTGCAACAAGCGGTGACCTCACCTGTAAGGTATGTTTGCAGACTTTTGAAAGCACAGgagtgctgctggagcacctAAAAACTCACGCAGGCAAGTCATCGGGTGgagtgaaggagaaaaaacaccaGTGTGAACACTGTGATCGTCGGTTCTACACCCGAAAGGATGTCCGTAGACACATGGTAGTGCACACTGGAAGAAAGGACTTCCTCTGTCAGTACTGTGCACAGAGATTTGGGCGGAAGGATCACCTCACGCGTCACATGAAGAAAAGTCACAACCAAGAACTTTTGAAGGTCAAAACAGAGCCAATGGACCTTCTAGATCCCTTTACCTGCAATGTTTCTGTGCCTATTAAGGATGAGCTGCTTCCAGTGATGTCTTTACCTTCCAGTGAACTGACATCAAAGCCATTTACAAACACTTTGCAATTAAATCTCTACAACACTCAGATTCAGTCCATGCAGAGTTCTGCATCTGCACACCAAATGGTTGCCACATCGTTACCATTGGGAATGCCTTGTCCAATAGATATGGAGTCTGTCCACCCTCCTCACCAGCTATCGTTGAAATATCCGCTCGGTACTACCTCATACGCAATTTCTATGCCTGAAAAAGAACAGCCATTGAAAGGGGAAATCGAAAGTTACTTAATGGAGTTGCAAAGTGGTATGCCTTCTTCATCCCAGGATTCTCAAGCATCTTCATCAAAACTAGGGCTGGATCCACAAGTAGGGCCACTAGATGATGGGTCTGGGGAGGTTTCCCTTTCCAAGGGCTCCGTTCCTATTAGCGAACCTCTAAACACCCCATCATTGGACTTTTCTCAGCTGTTCAACTTCATACCTGTAAATGGCCCTCCCTATAATCCTTCCGTTTCAGTGGGGAACCTCGGAATGAGTTATACGCAAGAGGAGGCACATTCTTCTATGACTCAACTTCCACCACAAACCCAGGATCCACAAGATCCTAGCAATAGTATAGGTCTTGGGTCTCTGCACTCGTTGTCAGCAGCTTTCACAAGCAGTCTAAGCACAACCACCACCCTACCACGATTTCATCAAGCTTTCCAATAG
- the PLAG1 gene encoding zinc finger protein PLAG1 isoform X1: MATVIPGDLSEVRDTQKVPSGKRKRGETKPRKNFPCQLCDKAFNSVEKLKVHSYSHTGERPYKCTQQDCTKAFVSKYKLLRHMATHSPEKTHKCNYCEKMFHRKDHLKNHLHTHNPNKEAFKCEECGKNYNTKLGFKRHLALHAATSGDLTCKVCLQTFESTGVLLEHLKTHAGKSSGGVKEKKHQCEHCDRRFYTRKDVRRHMVVHTGRKDFLCQYCAQRFGRKDHLTRHMKKSHNQELLKVKTEPMDLLDPFTCNVSVPIKDELLPVMSLPSSELTSKPFTNTLQLNLYNTQIQSMQSSASAHQMVATSLPLGMPCPIDMESVHPPHQLSLKYPLGTTSYAISMPEKEQPLKGEIESYLMELQSGMPSSSQDSQASSSKLGLDPQVGPLDDGSGEVSLSKGSVPISEPLNTPSLDFSQLFNFIPVNGPPYNPSVSVGNLGMSYTQEEAHSSMTQLPPQTQDPQDPSNSIGLGSLHSLSAAFTSSLSTTTTLPRFHQAFQ; encoded by the exons ATGGCCACTGTCATTCCTGGTGATTTGTCAGAAGTAAGAGATACCCAGAAAGTCCCTTCAGGGAAACGTAAGCGTGGtgaaaccaaaccaagaaaaaactTTCCTTGCCAACTGTGTGACAAGGCCTTTAACAGTGTTGAGAAATTAAAGGTTCACTCATACTCTCACACAGGAGAGAGGCCCTACAAGTGCACACAACAAGACTGCACCAAGGCCTTTGTTTCTAAGTACAAATTACTAAG GCATATGGCTACTCATTCTCCTGAGAAAACCCACAAGTGTAATTATTGTGAGAAAATGTTTCACCGAAAAGATCACCTAAAGAATCACCTACATACACACAATCCCAACAAAGAGGCCTTTAAGTGTGAAGAATGTGGAAAGAACTACAATACCAAGCTTGGGTTCAAACGTCACCTGGCTTTGCATGCTGCAACAAGCGGTGACCTCACCTGTAAGGTATGTTTGCAGACTTTTGAAAGCACAGgagtgctgctggagcacctAAAAACTCACGCAGGCAAGTCATCGGGTGgagtgaaggagaaaaaacaccaGTGTGAACACTGTGATCGTCGGTTCTACACCCGAAAGGATGTCCGTAGACACATGGTAGTGCACACTGGAAGAAAGGACTTCCTCTGTCAGTACTGTGCACAGAGATTTGGGCGGAAGGATCACCTCACGCGTCACATGAAGAAAAGTCACAACCAAGAACTTTTGAAGGTCAAAACAGAGCCAATGGACCTTCTAGATCCCTTTACCTGCAATGTTTCTGTGCCTATTAAGGATGAGCTGCTTCCAGTGATGTCTTTACCTTCCAGTGAACTGACATCAAAGCCATTTACAAACACTTTGCAATTAAATCTCTACAACACTCAGATTCAGTCCATGCAGAGTTCTGCATCTGCACACCAAATGGTTGCCACATCGTTACCATTGGGAATGCCTTGTCCAATAGATATGGAGTCTGTCCACCCTCCTCACCAGCTATCGTTGAAATATCCGCTCGGTACTACCTCATACGCAATTTCTATGCCTGAAAAAGAACAGCCATTGAAAGGGGAAATCGAAAGTTACTTAATGGAGTTGCAAAGTGGTATGCCTTCTTCATCCCAGGATTCTCAAGCATCTTCATCAAAACTAGGGCTGGATCCACAAGTAGGGCCACTAGATGATGGGTCTGGGGAGGTTTCCCTTTCCAAGGGCTCCGTTCCTATTAGCGAACCTCTAAACACCCCATCATTGGACTTTTCTCAGCTGTTCAACTTCATACCTGTAAATGGCCCTCCCTATAATCCTTCCGTTTCAGTGGGGAACCTCGGAATGAGTTATACGCAAGAGGAGGCACATTCTTCTATGACTCAACTTCCACCACAAACCCAGGATCCACAAGATCCTAGCAATAGTATAGGTCTTGGGTCTCTGCACTCGTTGTCAGCAGCTTTCACAAGCAGTCTAAGCACAACCACCACCCTACCACGATTTCATCAAGCTTTCCAATAG
- the PLAG1 gene encoding zinc finger protein PLAG1 isoform X3 — translation MATHSPEKTHKCNYCEKMFHRKDHLKNHLHTHNPNKEAFKCEECGKNYNTKLGFKRHLALHAATSGDLTCKVCLQTFESTGVLLEHLKTHAGKSSGGVKEKKHQCEHCDRRFYTRKDVRRHMVVHTGRKDFLCQYCAQRFGRKDHLTRHMKKSHNQELLKVKTEPMDLLDPFTCNVSVPIKDELLPVMSLPSSELTSKPFTNTLQLNLYNTQIQSMQSSASAHQMVATSLPLGMPCPIDMESVHPPHQLSLKYPLGTTSYAISMPEKEQPLKGEIESYLMELQSGMPSSSQDSQASSSKLGLDPQVGPLDDGSGEVSLSKGSVPISEPLNTPSLDFSQLFNFIPVNGPPYNPSVSVGNLGMSYTQEEAHSSMTQLPPQTQDPQDPSNSIGLGSLHSLSAAFTSSLSTTTTLPRFHQAFQ, via the coding sequence ATGGCTACTCATTCTCCTGAGAAAACCCACAAGTGTAATTATTGTGAGAAAATGTTTCACCGAAAAGATCACCTAAAGAATCACCTACATACACACAATCCCAACAAAGAGGCCTTTAAGTGTGAAGAATGTGGAAAGAACTACAATACCAAGCTTGGGTTCAAACGTCACCTGGCTTTGCATGCTGCAACAAGCGGTGACCTCACCTGTAAGGTATGTTTGCAGACTTTTGAAAGCACAGgagtgctgctggagcacctAAAAACTCACGCAGGCAAGTCATCGGGTGgagtgaaggagaaaaaacaccaGTGTGAACACTGTGATCGTCGGTTCTACACCCGAAAGGATGTCCGTAGACACATGGTAGTGCACACTGGAAGAAAGGACTTCCTCTGTCAGTACTGTGCACAGAGATTTGGGCGGAAGGATCACCTCACGCGTCACATGAAGAAAAGTCACAACCAAGAACTTTTGAAGGTCAAAACAGAGCCAATGGACCTTCTAGATCCCTTTACCTGCAATGTTTCTGTGCCTATTAAGGATGAGCTGCTTCCAGTGATGTCTTTACCTTCCAGTGAACTGACATCAAAGCCATTTACAAACACTTTGCAATTAAATCTCTACAACACTCAGATTCAGTCCATGCAGAGTTCTGCATCTGCACACCAAATGGTTGCCACATCGTTACCATTGGGAATGCCTTGTCCAATAGATATGGAGTCTGTCCACCCTCCTCACCAGCTATCGTTGAAATATCCGCTCGGTACTACCTCATACGCAATTTCTATGCCTGAAAAAGAACAGCCATTGAAAGGGGAAATCGAAAGTTACTTAATGGAGTTGCAAAGTGGTATGCCTTCTTCATCCCAGGATTCTCAAGCATCTTCATCAAAACTAGGGCTGGATCCACAAGTAGGGCCACTAGATGATGGGTCTGGGGAGGTTTCCCTTTCCAAGGGCTCCGTTCCTATTAGCGAACCTCTAAACACCCCATCATTGGACTTTTCTCAGCTGTTCAACTTCATACCTGTAAATGGCCCTCCCTATAATCCTTCCGTTTCAGTGGGGAACCTCGGAATGAGTTATACGCAAGAGGAGGCACATTCTTCTATGACTCAACTTCCACCACAAACCCAGGATCCACAAGATCCTAGCAATAGTATAGGTCTTGGGTCTCTGCACTCGTTGTCAGCAGCTTTCACAAGCAGTCTAAGCACAACCACCACCCTACCACGATTTCATCAAGCTTTCCAATAG
- the MOS gene encoding proto-oncogene serine/threonine-protein kinase mos, which produces MPSPIPLNCFLHFEFSPSADLRPCSSPLVIPGKDSKSFLGGAPSVRTRRLPPRLAWCSIDWDQLCLLQPLGSGGFGSVYKATYHGATVAVKQVKKSSKNRLASRQSFWAELNVAWLQHNNVVRVVAASTCAPASQNSLGTIIMEYVGNITLHHVIYGTGGVWRQGEDDEGGCGGKALSMEETVCYSCDILTGLAFLHAQGIVHLDLKPANVFITEQGVCKIGDFGCSQKLEEGLSQSPHVCQQGGTYTHRAPELLKGERVTAKADIYSFGITLWQIVMREQPYLGERQHVLYAVVAYNLRPSLAAAVFHESPVGQRLQSIISCCWKANVEERLSAAQLLPSLRALEQSL; this is translated from the coding sequence ATGCCATCACCCATTCCTCTTAattgttttctccattttgagTTTTCCCCATCTGCGGACTTGCgaccctgcagcagccctttAGTTATCCCTGGCAAAGACAGCAAGAGCTTTCTGGGGGGAGCTCCTTCGGTCAGGACCCGCCGCTTGCCTCCACGCTTGGCCTGGTGCTCCATTGACTGGGatcagctctgcctcctgcagcctctTGGCTCTGGGGGCTTCGGTTCTGTCTACAAAGCCACCTACCATGGTGCCACTGTGGCTGTGAAGCAGGtgaagaagagcagcaaaaacCGGTTGGCATCACGGCAGAGCTTCTGGGCTGAGCTGAACGtagcctggctgcagcacaaTAATGTGGTACGTGTGGTGGCTGCTAGCACGTGTGCCCCGGCCAGCCAGAACAGCCTGGGCACCATCATTATGGAGTACGTGGGCAACATCACCCTGCACCATGTAATCTATGGTACTGGTGGTGTGTGGAGACAGGGTGAGGATGATGAAGGAGGATGCGGAGGGAAGGCCCTGAGCATGGAAGAGACTGTGTGCTATTCTTGTGACATCCTGACTGGTTTAGCCTTTCTTCACGCACAGGGCATTGTGCACTTGGACCTGAAGCCTGCAAATGTCTTCATCACTGAGCAGGGAGTGTGCAAGATTGGAGACTTTGGGTGCTCCCAGAAACTGGAGGAGGGCTTGTCCCAGAGCCCCCATGTTTGCCAGCAGGGGGGCACATACACACACCGTGCCCCTGAGCTCCTCAAGGGCGAGAGGGTCACTGCCAAAGCGGACATCTACTCGTTTGGCATCACCCTCTGGCAGATTGTCATGCGGGAGCAGCCCTACCTGGGTGAGCGGCAGCACGTGCTCTACGCTGTTGTAGCCTACAACTTGCGCCCttcactggctgctgctgttttccacgAGTCACCAGTGGGACAGAGGCTGCAGAGCAttatcagctgctgctggaaggctAATGTAGAGGAGCGCCTGAGCGCAgcccagctgcttcccagcctcAGGGCCCTGGAGCAGAGCCTCTAG